The Solanum dulcamara chromosome 2, daSolDulc1.2, whole genome shotgun sequence region TTTTGGTAGAGTTGCTACTAAATCAACTTCGACTTTGATTTTTGCGCAGCTTGGCCTTGTTTTGTTTGCTGTTGTCAGATCTACCGTTAGTGGTTTTCCGACTGCAGTTGCTATGGAAAACACTACCTCTTTAACAAAGAAATTTGGAGGCAGTTCAGGAAAGCTTATCCATGCTACAGCCCTTGAAGTTTCTTCCTTTGGATTAAACCATGGATTCCATATGAAGGATCTCATTTGGCAATATCTGTCATGTACTTTTATGTAGTACACAGGGGTAGACATCATTTTGACATAGTCTTCCAGAAAATTTAGACGGATCAGAATGTGTCTTTCATCAAGCTGTCCTATGATTGGTACTCCTTTAATTCCACACTGCATTGGAATTACCTTTCTTAGTTCTTTTATATCAATGttgtcatatgaaaacttaccaACTACTGCATATTGTAGTTTCTCCTTTTCTATCATCTGTTGTATCTCATTGGATTTCCAAGCAATAAATGGTTCCCCGTTGATGTATGAGATTTGCTTTGATGGGATTGTGAGTGTTTCTGTATCCAGATTTGTGGGTTTGAAAAGATTGGCATATGTTTGGTTTTGTGTATTGGTCTTGAAATTTTCAGTATGTAATACTGTAGGTTGTGTGCTTAGTTTGTTGATTGTATTTTGGGTTACCGGAGGAGGTGGTCCTCCGGTTGGTTCGGCCATTCCGGCCAGTGGCTATTTTGTAGTATTGTTTAAGAGGGGGGAGAGAATATGTGACGGCTAGGGTTTAAATAAACTACACATTTGACCGCTCGATTGAAATTATTTATATCCACTTGtcaatacataatatatatgttATACATCTGTCTGCTAATCTATTTTTGGGCGAGTAATtatttatgtcaatattattgattttatgCTATAATATCGAGTTGTGGCTAAAAATTTGATTCATAAAGTTATCAAAATATGGCTAGAATTTTATAGTTAAAGATTCTTGCAAATTTTGCATCATATAGCATTATATGAATAGTAAAACTTGATAGAATTAAATATAAGAATCTTCAATATATTTATAACTATTGAATAAAATCAGTGGGCGCACATATCCTTTATGGATAGCAGTGAGCAGATTCAACATATATAGTATAAGATAAAGTAAGGTAATTACATACTTGACCGATCGagtataataattatattcgctgattaaatatatataaaaaatatatttatatatactattttttgtatattatatattaatatacaaaaaaagttaCATTTAACTGTCTGTTATTTTGATggaagattatttattttaattactgtctaattattatattttagggGGTAGTTTAGAGTTCAAGACAAAAAAGGGTCTACCTAGCTAGCTAGCTAGATAGTGTAATGAGTATTAATCAAGTTGATCCAAATCACACTAATTGAGAGacttataatttaataaaaataaaattcaaagcGGTAAAGAACAAATAGAATTCACTATAAAAGCCGATAGAATAAAGACACGATGCTAACTAATGATGTTCAAAGTTCAAACTAATGgctaaagaaagaagaaaattggaaGATATATGGAATCATGGAGGGTTCCCTTCTCTTTCGTAGTATAAAGGCATTTGATACTTCgactaattaatattttatttattttaatttacgtgatattatttctttattgattctatttttaaaaaggaaTTATAAAGTTTTATATATAGAAATGATGGATTTTACacatatttcattttatttttaacaagaACTTTTTATATTCAGACAAATCAATAATAAAAAAGATCTTGCTAATTTTTAACTTTGAATTGAGAATgatcacaaagaaagaaaaagaagaagaatatgtTAATTAAGGAATGTCTAAAGCTATAAGATTCAAAAACTTTATAATCACATAAAGTCAAAGGTCTTATGATAtgtttgaaattatataaatatcaaaaatctttttttttctttgtaaatTTATATGTCGATTCAAACTATATCACTACACTCCCAAATTAAGGTGAGACGTGATTGGCATACAACTTGTACCTACTCATCGAGTGAATCTTATTTTAATCGTCTGGTGGCTTATAGCATAACAATTGATCAcacaattaatatttttctgagctatatatataaatatggatAGTAATCAACTCTATATTTTTGAAGTATTTCCTCCTTTATAACAAATGCTTTCGTTAGATGCTGCTGAAACTATATCATTGGATCGATTTCTCTTTGTATGGATGAaccataaaatatataaataaaattctcctgTTCCaagcaacaacaaaaaaagtATACTTCACTCAATTAAATtctttatacaatttcaagtaATTCTATAACATTTTAAAGAGACCAAAAGCTCCTCCAAATTATAGTCGGATTCTCAACTACATACTCATATTTCACGAGAGTTCTATTACCCCCCTGAACTTTTTAAAAGTATAATATATACCCCCTAAAAAACTCACATCCAGATTTGTATTAAAAAGTGATCTGCACATGCCCTGCCAcgtaatattatattattttttataaaaaaattattatttgttgtctttattctattttttccttttatatatCCCTTTTtcgttttttctttctttttttttcttttctttcacaaGTTTTTTTTCTCCATTGATATGAAACCGGGGAGCACATTACCTTCTTCTCATcactccttctttttcttttttttcttctattttttttatttacttttatataattttagtgAAGTTTCATCCAACAGGTAATGATAATATTGCTAAATCGAATTTGAGGCTGCCCAAAATGAATTTTTGATTTGCAGTATTGGTCACCGTCTACAAGAGGTGTTTTTTAGAATGAAACTAATTTGTCGGTCTCAATTTTAAATACTTCTTAATCTACTACTACTCAAAATTCAATAACAACAGACAATGATAGTTGGAGAATTTTTAGATCtgggaaaagaaggtgaaggTTTCGGCCTAGCAACGACAAAAATGGTGGtgtgaaaatgaaaaataaatttattttgaaaaaagaaaggaaggagATAACATTAGTGATAACTGAACGGTGAAGTGAGTTCGTCGTATTTTCGGCAACTTAAATTCGGCGAAGTGttgaagagaaaagaaagaagagaaagacaataaaaaagaaaatataaataaaagtaaaatttaacataatcttaaaaaaatcagaaacttaatatgaaaaggaaaaatacttataaagttaaagtttgataaaaataaaattgtctcTCACTCTCTTTGAGAAAGTGAATACACTACACTCTCTTTGATGGATAAAGGAGTAACAGGACCCCCGTAAAATATTGATGGATAATTAAAAATTCGATAATAATAGTCATAAAGtaataactttttaaaaaaactatcaGTGTAAATAACTTAAATTTGACTTTTATTAATGTAGCCTCTGCATGCTCTTATAGTCTTATTAATATGAATTAATGAAGGAAAAGTAGATAATTGTTGGCGCAAAGTGTCCTTGATAAATATTAGAGCATGTCAATATCGCAATGTTATTAGTGTGGtcgattatttattttctatattaGTAGGAGCCATCCCCTATATATATTAGCAATTAATAAAAccatagaaagaaatgtcattcAATTTATGGCACAACTCAAATGAATGTAGGgatttttcaacaaaaaatcaTCGAAAACGTTATCAATGAATCAAATTTAGACGAATTCTGTTTCGTTGGGAATTAGCAATTTTTTAGTAATGTAAGTGCAGTTGATAAGGATGTGGGCTTCGTCGCATTCATCGGTGAATTcactaaatatttataaatatttaactcTGAATTCAATTGTTTTAATGTATATTAATTTAAGATTATTATAGAAattaataaactttaaatttcaGATCAGTCTGTAATTTAGTCTCATATATTTCATATCTTTTCAAATTTCTTGATAgtttttttaaatcaaattccaaaggtttttttttgttcttttttaaaGGGCATAAAGTTGATCAACTTGCACATTTTTCAGTAACTATGTATTTACATTTTAAActcctattttatttgtattttactTCTTGCCAATGATCATAATTAATTCTAAGGCCTTAGACTAGAATAATTTGGGGTCAGACTATGCATAGAGTGAAATTTAATCAATTTATTGAACTATAAATATTCCACACTGGAAGGGGGATAAAGTACATTATTTTTGAGTACTTAAATTAATTTCCAAAGTCTTTATACTTCAATAGCATAGGCCTATTCAGATATCTCTTAAAATTAATTTGGAAGGTACACAAATAATAGTGGGCTAAACCTTTtagttcattaattaaaaacaaatttagtAAAGGGACTATTATTTTTGCTGGTAATATGACATtattatatttgattaatatataacagtattataatattatatattttttctatttattggAAAATCATTTTGTGAATGTACATGGGTTgtcaattttttctattttaatttgaagGAGAAGATAGAAAGTCAAAAATTACGAGACAATTTgcataaaagaaaagaaatgaaaataaagtaTAGTTAAAGGAAAATTATGGAACAAGATTTATACTTCCTCCCTTCCATTTTAACGATCATTTAAGCTTTTTGGGGGgtctatttaaaaaaattagtataatttactaaattgatttttcttcttaaatATTATGTATGCACTTTAACATTAATGATATAATTGAATACAATTGTTAATATTAGTTTTGAATTTCTAAAGTAACAATTAGTTCCTTCGTTTTATTTTACTTAGCCTATGATAACTTGGTACACCCTTTAGGAAAATTGTTTATGAGGGGGttattttactaaatttagaaatttaaatttgaaaaataatattttatatagttatttaatgataatgatagtattgaaataaaataaagttctCTTGATTCGCTAAAATGGAgaagtaaaataaaaagttatttttttatataaggaTCAAGCAaaatggaatgaaaagaatatttgggataatttattttgagataaaagTAACTATTAATTTGAAACGAGAAAGTACTCCCTCGGTTTACTTTTACtgtatttcaaaataaattttcacttttaatttcatgttctatTCTCAACATTACTTActtattcttcaaattatttttcaatatcTTAGATTATAcgtcaattaaataaatattataataaaattgttatataattattatttttttaaaagtgcgtaaagtttaaaataaacaagtaaaaaataaatgagCAGGTATTAAATATGGTGATGAAGTAGAAGTAAGAAAGTCAAAATCAAAGTGAAGCTTTAATTACTTTAATTGAACTTTGGAattaaaaagttgaaaattgaagtgTTTCTCCTTATTGCGGCTTTGTGGTATACAACAGTTTTTTCAAACTTCTCcccactttttttttgtttttggtatcTTTATAAAGTCCCATCAACTTCTATGTCCTCTTGTATTAATCCAATATTCATCTCTCTTCTTATAtcatatctctctctctctttctctatttgTACCCTTTTGTATCAAATCAATTAGTTTCTctattttgagttaaaaaattaaataaaattagatgGATCATCATCAGAAAATTGAAGTTGATTCAGGACGAGgacgaggaagaggagaaggAGATTgtacaaaaattaaagaaattaaggAGGAAGATATTGGTATGGATCTTCGAAGGGGTCCATGGACCGTTGAAGAAGACTTTACACTTATTAATTTTATTGCTCATCATGGTGAAGGTCGTTGGAATTCCCTTGCACGTTGTGCTGGTAATTaactctattttttatttttgtagattttcttttgttatcttcacatgatatttaaaatttactagcatctttttttatttgatcACTCGTGCGAGGTCAAACAATTTTTTAATAACATAAAGTCATTCAACTAATATATGTTCGCACTTGTGTAAGGCCTATTAACGGATAAGTGTTCACTATTGTTAACTTTTTTATTCTTAAAGTTTAAACTCCAAATTTCTAATAAAGGGATGATGTTCATCGAGTTAGTTGAATCAATAATCTTTCTTGAGaaaactttttttctttattccaacatatattccttttctttttcttttgtataaTAAGACTATTTCTTCACGTAGATAAATATTCGTATGGATATGTTTGTTGTATAATTTCTTTCCGTACAAGGTAATTTCTTAAATGCTAAGCACTTGTCCATTCTGataaatataaaaggaaaaaaaaagtgtttttttcTGGGGTGGGGTTTGGGTAGAAGTAGTAGTAATATTAAAATAGTATTTGTATGTTTTGAATATTTCGTGCATTATACTGTATTTTATtggtatttttctttttgaaacatGTTTGTTGAACTTAATTTAGTGTTAATTAGTtataagaaattaaattaatGCATAATTGAATTGCTTGGAATCAATTAATTAAACAGGTTTGAAGAGAACAGGAAAAAGTTGTCGATTACGATGGCTTAATTATCTTCGACCAGATGTTCGACGTGGCAATATTACTCTTGAAGAACAACTCTTGATTCTTGAATTGCATTCTCGCTGGGGCAATCGGTATGTTCACAATCTCAATGGTTTTATAGATAATTACGACTTTATTTTACATATGATCATTACACTTTATTTACTATATTATTAAGGACATCAAACTATTTGTCAAAACAAGTAACAATGAACTTTTACCATATTAAAACAACTAAACTATGTGTTAATTGCtactaataaataattactatagtatttaatatgattttcatttttttttgtagctGGTCTAAAATTGCTCAACATCTACCCGGAAGAACAGACAACGAAATCAAGAATTACTGGCGAACTAGAGTGCAAAAACATGCAAAACAGCTCAAATGTGACGTGAACAGCAAGCAATTCAAAGATACCATGAAATATCTTTGGATGCCAAGGTTAGCCGAAAAAATTCAAGCCGCCGCCGCTACTTCCAACCCGATGGTGGCTTCTTCCTCCGGCCCCACTACAACCACTTACAtccaaaatcaagaaattcaacatccactactaaatatGAATCATCATGTACCCGAATATATGCCTATTCAACTAATGAATATCGAAAAAACAAACAATCTTAATTATTCAGCAACTTCGGCTTCATCGGATAATTACTCATCCGACCTCACTGATGGTTGCTACAATTTCTCAATTAACCAAAGCAGTAATCAAGATTATTCTCAAGTTAATGAAAGTACTAATCAATTGTGCCATGGAGAATCCACAATTAACCCCATAGGTTATAATTTTCACCCTGGATTTCAAGGGTTCCAAGAAGTGGATCAACAAAACAGTACACAATGGATGGACAATGCATGGAATATTGAAGATGTGTGCTTCTTACAACAACAATTGAACAATGACATGTGATAAAAACATAGTATCCAAGggtaccaaaaaaaaaaagttggagaTTCATGGAGAAATATAGAGTCATCATTAGTCACCATAAAAGCATctacatttttttaaattcttatgCAACACAATTGTAGCTTTTGTATACCAAATTTCTATTTACTTagttttatgtttttctttaaaaaatatatttagtacatttattttatatttttttcgatGAGTCTcttaatattattgttgttgattttaTGTGCTAGTAGAAAATGTAGAACTTCTAATGCTAGTAAAAGAAACtgaattttataatattggatGGAGATGAGATTAAATGGAGTGCGACTCATGCGAGGATTGTGTGTTAAGAGTCATTGCCAGTTGTGGATGGGGtctttgatttatttatatatagtcTTGGACAATTCTCACATCGTGAGTTAGCTGTTGAGGTTGAGTTAGAcccaaagtcaatttttttttgcatattatgttatcagaattagactcataTCAactcttgttttattttatattggGCTCCCATATTATATTGTTCACGCTTCAGATGTCCAGATAATGAGAATGCATGTTAAAGTCCCAGATTGGTGTGGATGGGGTCCTTGGTCTTTTTCTATATGATTTTAGATAATTCTTTTCTCGTGAACTAACTTCTGAGATtgaattaaattcaaatttcatttcTTATATATCATAGTATTAGAGCCATATCAATCTCAACTATTGATTTACCCAATGTCCCGCTCTTATCTTATATTGTTCACGGTCCAGATATTTTATTGTGGTTGTGCAAATTCGTGTTAAACTCCCACATCGATTGTGGATAGAGTTTTTGGTCTTTTATATAATCTTGGACAATTATCTTCTATCTCATAATCtagattttaaaattaagtttaCAAAGTCCAATTTTTATCACAAATTCACAATACTAAAAATTCAATTACAATCATACACAAAttattctttgtttttttttgttgccTTTTCCTATATATGGAGTAATTTAACATACTTATGATGGAATTCTAAAAGGGAAACGTATTTTATAATGAGAGAGGGGAGTGCATAATTGGCTCCAATATTTTTAATAGTAAAACGTCTTTGTTGCTTGTTAATATAATAATCTTAGACCAAAGTCATGGAATTATTAAGAAAACAGTCTATGGGGTCTGAACCAAATTAAAAGACCATATTCCTCATTCTAGATTACTTAAATGGGAAAAAATACGTGGCATATTTTTAGTAACATGTATTTGTATATAGTTTAAACCTAGTTGCTGCAATTCTCTCTGTGTAAAGTTTCTCAATTCTATGACCAaataatcatataataaaaaatatttcgaGATGCATTTTTATGAaacttccttttcttttgtGAGAGCCGATAAATAAATTCTATTTTCGCTTTTGATATTAGCGCAAAATTAATCGTTTTAagtttaatgaaaaataaattaggcTTGAATAGTCTTAAGTCTTAAATCGAGCGATAGAGGTGAAAAGAAGACGTCGATAAGGGAAATCAAATCGACGAATTATGGCATGCAAGTCATAATAGACAAAtcaagagcctgtttggatgaacttattttaagcagtttataagttaaaCAAAATAAGTTGGTGCAGCCCAACTTTTTTTGTTtggacttataagttgttttcaatttataagttgtttaaaataagtccatccaaaaaagtctaattatttattggggtttattttaagcacaaaataactttaagttggCAATTCTAAACACTCAAAAAGTTGAAAATACCTTATAAGTCAATCTAAACGGACTCTTAAAGTCTTTAGACAACTTTTATTAGAAtcgtattttgatcataataaAATTGTGTGCGATAGACAAAATACCTTACAAATCTTATAAAATACCTTtagttttattataatttttttttaaaacaaattaaaaagatGATTAAATTAAAACGAGGGATAGAGTATGTGGAATGGAATACTTACGATGTGAAAGAGAGCGTGTGTATGGTGTTTTTGGTTGGAGCCATCACAAGTGGTCCAAAAGTTCAAAGTGTGTTAGTTAGTTTCCACGTGCCCCTTTGAAAGTTGTAAGTATTAGACTATTTAGTAATAGCCTTGTAGACTTCTTAGACTTGGAGCAATCCAAAGACTAATAAATTTCATTTTATGCCATATGTAATTGTTAAATTGTGTAATTATGTTAAGAATATCTTTTTCTGACTGTTTTAGTcaaaaattggtatcagaatCAATGATTCGATAAAAATGAATATTATAGATATGACAGATATTTTCAGAATTTCTGAGAATATCTTCCGTTTTGAGTTGATCGTCTGATTAAAACAACTTTGCTACCTTGTAAAGATAGAGGTAAGATATGCATACGTCTTACATTCCTTTAACCCTATTTGGGTGACAACAATGAATATATGTTATTGTTGACGTGTTTTAAGTTGTTCACTATGAAAGAACATTTAAGATCATGAACATAGAAaagttttttttcaattatgaCCTGAAAGTGTAATAGACATATTTTATTGTGTGTTCAAGAGCCTAATCGAAATAAATTATAGTTTGAATTTCTAAATAAattgttttaataaatttaaagcATTGTGTATATATTGTgtctattttaaataattaacttatctATGCAATATACGTTTAAGAAACATGTTAAGCTTATTCAAAATTTGAggcaaaaatatataataaaaaagttTAACCATGTATTTAgagaatcaataaaaataagttaatcATTGATTAacttttatcattattaattaacatatactttattttattaaattatttaactatAGTAAATTTACATGATTTGATTTACGTACATTCGATAGGAGTAAATATTTATCGATGGACTCCCTCCTAAATAGTAGCAAGCATCTAGCAGGACCACACAGCTGTAATGACTTTATTGGTCGGTTATCATATatcaaaaatttcaacaaaatatttttgCAGCAGACTTTTCTACAAATCATAAGCATAATTGAAcagttgtattttattttaccttttaatagattttttctattataaaaaatttggcgtaaattattaatttcgttttcaaatattgataagtttaaaaataatttttttcttgactAAATAAACTTAGATTCATCCCCGATCTGCCATAGACATAACAAGTGTTTTTTCAAACTCTTGTAGGACCATGAGATTCTTAATAAAAAGGTGAGAGAAGTGTTGAAAACACCTTAAACTTAGAGAGAATTTAGGTGTGTATTTCACTGTTGCAAGATCAGAAATATATTTAAGTTCAGTTAACCAAGTAAAGGGGCATTTTAAAGATGATTAATAGTTCGGGGAatgaaattaatattaatttgcATCGAGTTTATGGGTGTTTTCAATACTTTTCTCCTCATTATATATGGGATCGGGAAAGGGAGAGGGACAACCAAAGATTGTGGTGGGATAATACGTAACCCTTCaacttattctttttttttatatgctAAATGATgagtaaaaatagaaatatatttttaatatagtagataaataaaaaattatttttgaatttgaatacaTTTTTAGTTTTCGTATTAATTCTATTTCAAATGAGGTTCTCATAAATCATTACGTGAAGGTGTTTGTTAAAAGAGAGGTTAATTCGTTaaacattaatttaattattattaaaactCTCTAATCCACAAATTTGTCATCATATTCGAATTTTGGAAACTTTTATCACCACTCTTGTTCAACAGAAAATACTTTTCCAACACGTAATAAAGAAAGAATATGTGATTATCCTTGTATCCAACATTTTtatattggaaaaaaaaaaaggaaacagAAAACATTTTAATCAAACTTTTTCATGCTATTAAGCACTTCATAACTATTTCCTCcgttcttttttatttctttattataaaaaaaatagatgctcattttacttattcaattttaaaaaattaagaaattatttactattttataCCTATGTTACCTTTAGTATTACGACATTTCCAACATTAGATAACTTATAATAATTAAGATTggtataataaaattattattttaaaaatatatcaagTCAAATATAAACAAGTAAACGTCGGAGAGAGTAAAACATTTGCACATAAGAAGAATTATATGATGCAACTTAATTTTCTACTTCCATCAGGGAGggtatttttcttatttttttttataaaaaaatattttcttaaaaaaaatattttaaaaaaaacattaataAACCTATCatgaaaattttggaaaataatttatacCAAACACAACCCTGTATAATATTTTGCAATTTAGGGTACTTAATTTGCGTGTGCTTAATTATCAAGTCTAAATACAATATTGGACCAAATATATTGATTGAGTATGTGCATTTATTTGTTACTTATAATAAAGTTTGTAATTAACTTCACTTTCCATTAGGAGCGAACATGTTGGATGCATTAAGTAAAAACgtgtttaaataaaattaaaatgaattaattagttGAAAACTTATGTTAATGAGAATGGAATGAgggaattaaaaaaataaaattatatcgcCATATTGACCATAAGTTATTAAGCAAGAACAAAACAAAATTGATCAATGCTTTTAAATTGAAACTTAAAAGCCACCTTTACAAGTAGAAACATGAATGGTCgtgataaaatgataaatactttttatttttagctaGAAGTTTGGCGCATGAGTTCTAAGAATGGAGTCTCCTTTAATAATAAGCGTTTTATTTTCACTAAAAAATTTTaacatgaatttaaattagTCGGCCTCAAAACAATTGCCGAAAtaccaaatataaaataaaagaattccaatttccaagagctaataataataataaataactaaataacCGCTCACTCAATTGCTAAAATTATAAGTAACTGGTGAATACAGGATATGTTAATGACtatttataattaatatataatctaAATATATCAGTTCGAAGaagtaaataatgaaataaagatCCCTCTCAaaatttggtgtttggaaaCAAAAGTTTTAACAAAATACAATATAATTAGCAGCCTGAGATTACGATGTAACTTACATGACAAATCGTGTGAAATACACTCATCATACATGATAACTAATTTATTTTATGTCACGTAATTTTATATCCGTCACtaagataaataaatcaagacggatgaagtattattattttcaaatggctcattatttgtaaaataatgaaaaaacatGGGTCAAATAacacattttaatttattattatgactAGAGTTTGGGAAATTTGGATgatataaaatcatggcttacGTAATTTACTGAAATTGCTGTTCAACGTCTAGCCAAGCAATTACAAATATTCTTTAATTCTGTCAATTTGTTTGGTATCTTTTAAGCTGTAAAATTGCAAGTTGCAGAGcttcttctatttatttttttcttcttcttgcaATTCTCACATGGCATATTAATTAAGTTTCCACATTACATCCGTCACTCCAAAATACTTTCCCGTTTCAATT contains the following coding sequences:
- the LOC129878049 gene encoding transcription factor JAMYB-like, with protein sequence MDHHQKIEVDSGRGRGRGEGDCTKIKEIKEEDIGMDLRRGPWTVEEDFTLINFIAHHGEGRWNSLARCAGLKRTGKSCRLRWLNYLRPDVRRGNITLEEQLLILELHSRWGNRWSKIAQHLPGRTDNEIKNYWRTRVQKHAKQLKCDVNSKQFKDTMKYLWMPRLAEKIQAAAATSNPMVASSSGPTTTTYIQNQEIQHPLLNMNHHVPEYMPIQLMNIEKTNNLNYSATSASSDNYSSDLTDGCYNFSINQSSNQDYSQVNESTNQLCHGESTINPIGYNFHPGFQGFQEVDQQNSTQWMDNAWNIEDVCFLQQQLNNDM